In Mucilaginibacter sp. KACC 22063, the genomic stretch ATTTCGGGTTTTGTAGTTACAGAATCTGGCTGGGGATTTAGCGAAGGCTCGCGATGAAATATGCTTCTGATCACATCAGAGATATCCTTTTGCCGGGTAGCGTCTTTAGAAACTGTGTCAGTAACAAGCTTTGCAGAATCTGCCTTTGATTTGGGCTTTAAACGCGGGATAGGCACATTTTTATTAGCCTGAGCAAAAACATGGCTGCATGTTAAAACAAGTGCTATTAATAAACATCCGGCTTTTATCAGCAAATACTTGATATTGAAAATCTTATTCAAGAGTTAATCTAATCAGCCTGCAAAAGTAATCAGCTTTAATGATATTTTAATGAATATAATCTCAAGTCTTTAAACGCGAACAGGCCTGCTTAGTTAAGGCAGGCCTGTTTGTGTGCTCTGTATTTATTAATACAGAATTATTATTTCATTGAGTCCTGAATTTTTTTGATCGCATCAAGGTGAGTTTGAACGATAGGAGCAGTTTTAGCTGCGAAAGCTTTTAATTCAGCATCTTTACCGTCTTTAGCCTCTTTTTGCATCAGGTCAAGTGTTTTTTGGTGACCGTCAACCATTGCATCAACATAATCTTTGTCGAAATCTTTGCCAGTCTCTTTGCTTAATTTATCCATTTTAGCCTGATGATCAGCATCAACTGTTGAAGGTAAAGTGATGTTTTTTGCTTTAGCAATTGACATTAATTCTTCGTTTGCTTTACCGTGGTCAGATACCATCATGTCTGCAAATTGTTTAACCTGAGCATTGGCTGTTTTTGTAATTGCCAGTTTACCTAAAGCAACTTCGGCCATGCCACCATTTGCTGCATCAGTCGCAAATTTTGCATCGTCATTATCAACAGCAATACCACCAGTTGAAGCAACGCTTGATGTGGTGTCTTTTGTTTTGTTTAAACTGTCTGCTGTTTCTTTAGCGTCCTTTTGGCCACTGTTACAAGCTTGAAACGCAAGTGAGGCAGCGGCAATCATAAATACATAACTTACTTTTTTCATGGTAATGTTTTAATTGATTTGTTTTTTCTAAACACTATATTTTAAAATAAGTTTTTTAACTTAAAAAATACTTCAACTATTCTATACTTAAATCAAGCTTTGCAAGCCGAATGGCGGCTTCATCTCCGGTATACTTTCCATGTTCGTCTGATAGTTTCACAACAGGTATCCAGTTGCCTTGCTCGGGCATGGCCTCTGTCATTTTAATTACAATATTCATGGCTTTAGGACCAACATCATTGGTCAGGCTGGTGCCAATGCCAAAAGATATACTTATCCTGTTCTCGCAATGGGCAGCAATGCGGGCTACCTTTTCATAATCAAGCGCGTCAGAAAAAATGATGGTTTTGCTAAGCGGGTCTATACCCATTGACTGGTAATGCGCAATTACACGGTCGGCAAATATGAGCGGGTCGCCGCTATCATGCCTTACCCCATCAAACAACTTTGAATACATTTTATCAAACTGGGAGAAAAACACTTCTGTTGTATAAGTATCAGATAAAGCAATACCCAAATCCCCGCGATAAACCTGTACCCAGTTTTCCAGGCCAAGTGAGTTAGCCATTTTAAAACCATACCGCGCTGCATGAAACATAAACCACTCGTGCGCATGTGTTCCTATAGGTTTGGTTTGATTCAGCATAGCCATATGCACATTGCTTGATCCAACAAAGGCACCTTCTCCGTATGCTTTTAACGATTGCATAACCAATCTGTGCACATCATAGCTATACCGGCGCCTGGTGCCAAACTCGGCCACCTTAACACCCAGCTTTGCATATGCTTCAATTTTTTGTTTGGTACGCAACAGCACCTCCTCATCAGATATGCGCGAAGCATTGGTAAGCTGATAATACAGTTCACATATGAGTGACATTACAGGCACTTCCCATAAAATTGCCCTGTGCCAGTTACCTTCAATGCCTACATGCAGTTCTCCGCCCTTCTGGTCAATACTTACCTCTTGCGGATCATAGCGGTAACCTTCCAGAAAATCAAGATATACCGGATCTAAATATGGGCAGTTATTTTCTAAAAATCTCCTTTCAGATTTTGTAAGTTTTAATTCAGCCATGCGGTCAACTGCATTTCTAAGCGCCGCAGCAAAGCCGTCAGGAAATTGATGTTTTCCCCGGTTAATAAAGTGATACCGTGCACGTGCTACCGGAAACAGCCTTGTTACAGCCTGCTGCATAGTAAACTTATAGAAATCGTTATCGAGAAATGAAAGTAGTGCGGAATTCTGAGGCATCTGTAATAGCTAAACCATTATAAACATAAATGGCCGCGCAATGTTCACTTTGTGTAATTTAATTATAATTAAAATATATTAAAATAAAATTATCATATATAGTGATTAAGATATTTAAATAAGTAATAATAATTTATTTATTTTACTTTTATGTAAACACCTTTACACATACGTTGTTAATCGATTGATGAACAACGGAACCACACCTCGATTAAAAATTTTCACCTGGCATATCCATGGTAGTTACCTTTTCTATTTATCACAAGGCAACTACGATATTTATATACCAACCAAATCTGAAAAAACCGAAGGTTATTATGGCCGGGGAGAAACATTTCCGTTTGGCGAAAATGTAATTGAGGTACCCGCCGAAGAGGTTAAGAACAAAAGCTTTGATGTTATTCTTTATCAAACTAATCAAAACTATTTAAAAGACCAATACGAAGTCCTTACAGAAGAGCAGCGAAGCTTGCCAAAGGTTTATATTGAGCATGACCCTCCGCGCCAGCATCCTACAGATACTAAACATATTTTAAATACGCAGGATGTAACTCTTGTACATGTTACCCACTTTAACCGCTTAATGTGGGACAGCAACGAAACGCCTACACGTGTAATTGAGCACGGCGTAACTATTCCTCAGGTTAACTACTCAGGTCATATTAATAAAGGTATAGTTGTGATTAATAATCTGCCTTTGCGTGGGCGTTTATTAGGGCTGGATGTATTTATGGAAGTACGTAAGCAAATTCCGGTTGACCTTGTAGGTATGGGCACAGGTGATTTAGGTTTGGGCGAGGTGCTTCATCCGCAGTTACCGGCTTTTCAAAGCCAGTACCGCTTTTTCTTTAACCCGATAAGATATACCAGCCTTGGTTTAGCAATATGCGAAGCTATGATGATGGGGATACCTGTTGTAGGCCTTGCCACAACAGAGTTATCTACCGTTATAGACAACGGCTACTCTGGCTTTATACATACCGATGTTAATTACCTGATCGATAAAATGCAATTGCTGATGGAAGATGCTGAACTGGCTCGTGAAATTGGTAACAATGGCCGTGAGATAGCATTAAAACGTTTTAACATCAATCGATTTACAGACGACTGGGAGCAATTATTTGCCGAGGTAACTGCCCGTAATAAAACGGTGCTCCATTCAATTTAATTTATATGAAGAACCGAAGTAAAAATATTGCGCTGATAAGTGAACACGCCTCTCCCCTGGCAGATTTAGGCGGCGTTGATACTGGTGGCCAAAATGTGTATGTAGCACAGCTGGCATTACATTTAGCCACACAAGGCTACCTTGTAGATGTTTACACCCGCCGCGATAGCGGCACTATTGATGAAGTGGTTAACTGGCAGCCGGGCGTACGGGTTATCAATGTGAAGGCAGGGCCCGAAGCCGTGATTATCAAAGAAGACATGCTACAGCACATGCAGGAGTTTAAGGATAACATGGTTGCATTTATCATCAACAATCATTTGCATTACAGCCTTATTCATGCTAACTTTTTCATGTCGGCATTGGTAGCTTCGGGCATCAAAAAAGAACTGGATATTCCTTTTGCAGTTACCTTTCATGCTTTGGGGCATGTAAGGCGAGTACATCAGGCAGAGCAAGATAAATTTCCGATTGAAAGGTTAATTATAGAAGCAGAGGCAGTTAAACATGCCGATCACATCGTAGCAGAATGCCCTCAGGATCGTGACGACCTGATCAACCATTACCATGCAGATCCGAAAAAGATCACCATTGTACCATGCGGATTTAGTGAGAAAGAGTTTCACCCGATAGATAAGTCAGAAGCACGCCGGATGCTGGGCCTACCTGCCAATGAGCATATCATATTGCAATTAGGCCGCATGGTGCCGCGCAAGGGAATTGATAATGTGATAAGGGCGTTGGGCCACCTAAAAAGGGCATCTGAAAAGCCGATTAAACTGGTTGTGGTTGGTGGTAACCACCATGATCTGCAAAAATCTGATTGCCCCGAATATAAAAGGTTATTAAATATCGCAGATGAACATGCGGTGACCGATCATGTAATCTTCGCCGGTAAAAAGACCCGCGACCAACTGAAATATTATTACGCCGCGGCTGATATTTTTATTACCACACCATGGTATGAACCATTCGGTATTACACCATTGGAGGCTATGGCTTGCGGAACGCCGGTTATTGGATCAAATGTTGGCGGTATTAAATACAGCGTAGCCGATGGCCATACCGGGGCACTTGTAACACCTGAGCAGCCTAAAGAATTAGCAGAAAAAATTGATAGCCTCATCAGCGATAAAGCTTTGCTTAAACAAATGGGCCTGAATGCCATAAAACGTGTTAACACGCATTTTACCTGGAAGAAAGTGGCCATGCAAATGGATAAGCTATTTGTAAACATGCTTAGTACTTCAAAATCAAGATTGATTAAGCAACTGGAAGGCAGAAAAGAGCAGGCTGCATAATATGGCTAAGGCAATTTTTATTGACAAGGATGGAACATTGATTCCGGACATACCTTATAATGTTAATCCGGCATTGATTACTATTTCAACGCATGCCATAGAAGGTTTAAAGGCTTTGCAAGACAATGGCTACTTGCTTATCGTTATCTCTAACCAGTCTGGCGTAGCAAGAGGGATGTTTAAAGAAGAGCAATTAGCAGATGTAGAACTTGCAATAAAATCCCTTTTAGCTGTAAACGGAATTAAACTTCATGGCTTTTATTATTGCCCCCACCATCCGGACGGAACCGTAGAGGGCTATGACATGGAATGTGCATGCCGTAAACCACAGCCTGGCCTGCTATTGCAGGCAGCAAAAGATCATGATGTAGATCTATCACAATCTTGGATGATAGGTGATATCTTAAATGACGTGGAAGCCGGTAACCGTGCCGGATGCCAAACTATATTAATTGATAACGGCGGTGAAACAGAATGGGTAAAAGGCGAATATCGAACGCCAACCTTAGTATATAAAACAATTAATGATGCTGCTTTAGGCATACTTCAACAGCACCTGGTATAAAAGATGAGCAACTGGTCTGATTGCAAGCGAATACTTGTTATCCGCCCCGATAATATGGGCGATCTTATTATGAGCGGGCCAGCCATTAAAGCGCTTAAGCAATCTTTTAATGCGCATATTACCGTCTTAACATCATCAATGGCCAAAGGCATTATTAAACACATGCCCATGATTGACGATGCAATCATATTTGATCTTCCCTGGGTAAAAACTAATCAGCAAGCGCCTAAAGAACAGATTTACGAAGTAGTAGAAAGGCTTAAAAAAGGCAGCTTTGATGCAGCGGTGATCTTTACCGTTTTCAGCCAAAATCCCTTACCTACGGCCATGCTGGCTTATATGGCCGGAATACCTAAAATATTGGCCTATTGCCGTGAAAACCCTTACGGATTACTTACAGATTGGATTCCGGATAAAGAACCATACAATATTATCAAACATCAGGTACAGCGCGACCTTGATCTGGTAGCTTCGGTGGGTGCATACATTAATGATGATAAACTTGATCTGCTAATAAAGGATTGCGGCCAAAGCATGCAGGAAAAGCTAATGATAACAGGTATAAATTTAGATCAACCCTGGTTATTGCTGCATGCAGGCGTTAGTGAACCCAAGCGGGAATATCCATTTAATAATTGGGTAATAGCAGCGAAAAAAATTATTACACAATTAGGCTACCAGGTATTGCTTACAGGTGCAGCATCTGAAAAAGTATTGACTGATAAATTACAGCAGCGTATTGGCGAACCTAGCTTTTCAGTTGCCGGTTTATTTGATCTGAGCGAATTTATTTACCTGGTTAAACAAGCCCCCTGTCTTGTTTCTGTAAATACCGGCACTATACATATTGCTGCAGCGGTGAATACTCCTGTTGTGGTGCTTTACGCAGAAACCAATCCGCAGCATACACCATGGAAAGTGGTAAATAAGGTATTGCCTTTTAGTGTACCGGAAGAAATGCGCAGTAAAAATGAGGTAATTGCGTATTTGAATAAAACGATTTATGCCCACCCTGCAGGTATGCCTGCTCCGGCACAAATAGTATGTGCAATAACAGAAATTATGAATGCGCCATACTCACCATCTCAACCGTTTCACGGAACACTGAATGAAAATCAGGCGTTTCCAGCCAGTTGATTGTACGGTGCATGCGTTTATCCATTGGCCCCCAGCGTTGCGGTTCACCATCCATACTGATCACCACGCTTGGCGTTTTAAACGCAGCTGCAATATGAGATACACCGGTACAGTTAGATATCAGCATAGCTGCATTTTTGATTAATACGCCCATTGCGCCCATTGTGGTCTTACCGCAGGCATTAATGGGTTCGTAACGCATATGGCTAATTACAGCATCCACAATTTCGGCTTCATCTTTAGTTCCGGTAATTACAGCTTTATAACCCTGCTCAATACAATAGTCGGCCAGGGTAGCAAAGTAATTTACCGGCCATTGTCTCCAGGCACCACGTGAACCCGGGTGAACGCAAACATAATTACCCGGATCAATTTCCAAGCCTGCATTATCAAGATCATTCATATCCTGATCTGTCAACGGAAACTCCAGTTCAGTGCCTTGTGCAGGTATGCCCAGGTGTTCCATTAATAAAATATGCCGTTCAATTTCAGAGCCGTAATCCGGATATAGCATAAACAAACCATTATCCGGCTTATAATGCCCCTCTGTAGAAAAACCAGCTACATGCCTGGCTCCAAACAGTTCCATCATCGGGTTAACTAATGTACCGTTACCCTGCATCTGTATTACAAGGTCAAATTGCTCATTTTGTATCGATGGCAAAAACTCGGCAAATTGGGTGGCATCAAATGCTTGTTCGGGTAGCCCAGGGAAACCGGGAAAATGGATGAAATTATCAAAATAGACATCGAACCGTTCTGTAAAGGATTTTGCCCAGGGCAAACCTATCAGCGTGATAGATGCATTGGGGTAAGCATGTTTTAATGCTCTTATTGCTGGTATGGTGCAAAGCATATCGCCTAATTGCAATACACGGAATATGCCTATCTTTTTAATTTCGTTAGCTGGTAGTTTCATTTATTCCTGATCGTTTAAACCGCGTCCGGTTTTGTGCTGCAGCTCGTCAATGCGTTTAGACGCTTCGGCTTTGCTCAACTTTTCATCAAATGTTTCTCCTGCCTCAGCAGAAAGTGTTTTAAGGTACGATTCCTGTGCGCCGGTCATAGGTTCATCTCCCGTTGTCCAATCATCAGGGTCTTTTATAGTGTTTGATCCTTTTATCGGCTGATCTTCATTCAACTCTTCTTTGCTGTTCTTCTCGGTTGCCATAATGCTAATATTTATAGTATTAAACCCTACCGGTTTGCCTTTGTTTTAAACAAACCATGTCTTATATTTTAGCGCGCCATACCATTGCCAAAACACCGATACAAAAGGTATTACAAATGATGTAGCAACCATTTCGGTAATATGATCCAGTGCTAAGCTGGTTGTGGCAAGGCGTTTACAGATAAAGTAAACCGTAAAAGTTAACCAGGTAATTGACCCGGTTATGGTTAACAATTGCTTGTGAATGATAATGCCCGCCAGCATGATTAAAAAAGAAACAATGATGGCATAATACAATACAGGCGATACCGGCCTGATCTTCTTTCTGAAAAGCTTTGGATATTTTTTGTAAAGCAGCGCGTCAAACATAGTTTTCTTTTGCTCCTTCACACTTACACCCCATTTTGACTTGCGCACCGGGTGTATTACCTCAGCACTGTTTAAACGCCTGATAGGAATTTCGTTTTGTAACAGTTTAAAGTGCAGGTCGCTGTCTTCGCGCCAAGCCATGCTGAATTGCTCGTCAAAACCACCTGCCTTTTGCAACACGGTTTTGGTACAGGCACAATTAGCTGTAATAAAATCTGCTGTTTCTAAACCTGCTGTATTCTTTTCATAGTCAGTGGGCGGATAGCTTACAGGTACGATCACCTTTCCGGTAATAGCAATATTGCCGTTACCTTCTATTGCCCTTACAATTTCTATCAGCCAGTTGCTTTCGGGCAGGCAGTCATCGTCTGTAAAGGCAATAATTTCTGCCGTTGCATTTTGCCAGCCATAATTACGTGCTGCGGCAGGCCCCTTTTTATGCGGAAGCGGCAGGTACCTCACCGGCGCCTGCGCTTGCATGTTATTAATTAAATCAGCAGTAGCGCTGTCCGGGCCATCGCTTACCACAATAATCTCAAAGTCGGTCATTGTTTGCTCCAGCAAAGCGGCCAGGCAATTTTTTAAAAGCTGCGGACGGCGGTACGTTGGTATTACAACAGATACTTTTATAATCATTTTTCAATCACGAACGAACCAATGATCAATGCGTCAAAAGGTGATGTCCAAAAGCATTCGATAGCATCCCGAGGTGTACAAACAATCGGTTTACCCAGCGTATTAAATGATGTATTTACCAGTACAGGTACACCGGTTTTGCGGTGGAAAGCTTTCAGCAGATCATAATACTTTTCATTTTGCTGCCTGTTGATGGTTTGGATACGAGCAGTACCATCAGTGTGGCGCACCGCCGGAATCTGGTCTGCTTTGTCTTCCTGAACATCGTACACAAATAACATAAACGGTGAATACTCGGCATTTTTAAACCAGTTGCCTGCTTCTTCTTCAAGCACGACAGGTGCTACCGGGCGAAAATCTTCACGGTCTTTCACTTCGTTTAAACGCGCTTGCATTTCAGGGCTAATCGGCGAAGCCAAAATTGAGCGGCCGCCCAAAGCACGCGGACCAAATTCCATACGGCCCTGGTACCAGCCAATGATCTTATTTTGCGCAAGGATGTCGGCAGTTTCTTCGGCAACATTTTCCAGCTTACGGTATGGCACTTTACACCATTTCATAAACTTCTCAATTTCAGCATCGCTATACTCAGGTCCCCAATAGGCATGGTTCATCACAAATTCGCGCTCGTTTGATTTACGCTGCTGCGCATCAACCCACAGCGCTGCACCTAAAGCGGTACCGTCATCACCAGATGCAGGCTGCACCCAGATATTTTGGAAAGGCCCTTTATCACGTATGCGGGCATTAGCCACACAGTTTAATGCTACACCACCCGCCATGCACAGGTTTTCAGATTTGGTCTCTTTGTGCAACCAATCCGTCAGTTCAAGCATAGTTTCCTCCAGCACCAATTGCATAGAATGCGCTATGTTAAAGTGGTGACTGGTAAATTCTTCGTGGCGCAGGCGCTGCGCACCAAAACGTTCAATTAAACGCTGATCGGTTATAGTATACTGCCCGTTAGCGGCGACTTGTATCATCTCACGAAAATCCTTTACAAAGTCAGGCTTTCCGTATGATGCCAGCGCCATCACCTTATACTCATCAGACGAGTGCAGGAAACCTAAATAAGTTGTTACCTGCTCATAAAGTAAGCCTAACGAATGTGGCATATTTACCTGGCCAATGCGATCAAGCTGCTGCCCATTACCAATGCTGTAAGTAGTGGTTGCCACCTCGCCCCTGCCATCAACCGTCATTACTGCCGCATTTTTGTAGGGCGAACAGTTAAATGCACTTGCTGCGTGTGAGATATGGTGTTCTACATAATGCCATTGTTCGGGACGAATGTTGGCACCAATAAAATTCTTTTGTAAATGGTGCGGATAGCCGTCATTCAGTTGGTCGCGGGCATTAAGAATAGATGACAAAAACAGCGGATCCCAAACGTTTAGCCAATCTTGGTTAACCTGCTGGCCAATTGGCTCAAAAGGAATTTCAATAGTTGATTTACCACGGTATTTTTCGCCAATGAGCAAATAGGGATCAAAAGAGTACGCCACATGGTCCACATCATTAATATGGATACCTGCCACGCGCAGGCAATAATCAATCGCATGAAAAGGCAGCTCCCATGTTGAAAAGGGAACAGGGCGTTTGCCATGTTTAAAGTGCGTGAAACGCTCTTCTTCAGCTGCCGCAAGCAACTGGCCATCTTTAATTATACACGCCGCCGAGTCGTGAAATACAGCATTAATGCCTAATACATACATTGTGATAAAGTATTACCGTAAATATTTTTTTGATTTTTTGTAATACTACTACAATGGAACAGGTGGCTTGTTTAATTAAAGTTGAAAAAATTAATTAGAATTATTAATTATTATAATATTGTTAAATTAAGTGACTCTAATTAATACTATTATGAAAATATCTAAATACAAAAAGAAAAAGGCCTGCTTTTAGGCAGACCTTTTATAAAACTTAGGCTCGGCATATTTTAGCCTGATAATTTTCTTCCTGACAACTGAAGAAGGATAATAGATGCGATTAGTAACCTCGCGCCCTAACCTGTTGCGCAGGTTGTTACGCAGCCCCACACGCATATGAATCACTACCCGGTTATTATGTATCTCGCCCTGCTCTTCCACATTTTTTAGCAGCCTTAATGACACCAGCGCCAGTATTCCGCCAATCACAAAGAAATAATTCCAGCCTTGCAGATTCAGAATTTCATGTCCTGAAAGATGCAACACGGTTTGATGGGTAGCAAAGAAGTCGGCAGCTAAACCACCAATCATTGGTGCTATGGTCGAAAAGAAAGCCACGAACATATTTTTTGTAGAAATATAGGCAATGGCCTCGCTGTTGGGCGCCAGTTTAATACCAATATTTGAAAGTGCAAGATTGATACCCGCCGTAGCAATACCGCTTAGCATGTGAATAACAATCAGCAAAGCCATACTTGCCCTGATACCATGCGGCATTGCCGTAAATGCAAATGCAATAATAGCTGCAATGTACACCGGGGCACAAATAGCTATAATGTTTTTATTACTGAACCGATCTGAATATTTGCCCCATATCTTTATAGAAACAATACTGCTTAACTGGCTGATAATACCCAAACCGATAATATATGATACGGGTAAACCGATAGTTTTCATCATATATACACCAAAGAACGGTGTAGCCAGATTGAGCGCAAAAGCCCAAAAAGAATTAAAGACCAGTAAGTTTCTAAAGTTCTTGTTTTTGAGCGGCTTGCCAAAAAGCGTGAATAATTTATCTTCGATTACCCGTGGCTTAGGTTCTGGTGTGCGTAACAATAGGAACACGCTGATCATACCTAATATTCCGCCAATTAAAAACAGCACATTATAAGTAACGATTTCCTGAGCGGGATAATGCTTCTTTACATAATCGATACCGATGGCAGTAGCTAAACTTAAAGTAACATTAAGCGTTTGTGCCATTCGGCTGCGGCTTGAGAAAAATGAGCCCAGTCTTTCACCAGGAATAAGGTCCTTCATCCAGGCATTCCAGCTGGCTCCGGCAATGTCACCAAAAATATGCTGGAAGAACAGCATCACAATAAGCACCTGTATGCTGGTACCTGCGGTAAATAAAAATGGAAGCACACCGATAAACAACAGCGGGATACGCGCCATAAAATTACAGATCACGCTGATGATTTTGCGATTGTTAAATTTACGTACCAGCCAAATAGATAATAACTGGAAGATGGTGGTAAACGTAGGCAGGGCAGCTAACACGCCTAACTGGAAATTAGTAGCCCCCATGTGGATGGCCATTGCCGTTAAAAAGGTACCGCTGGTAAATACCACCATTGCTTCGGCCGAAAGGCCGTCTGCATTAACCAGCTTTAAGCCCGACTGCAACTCGCGATCGGTTACTGTGTCCTGAGGTCTGAAATTCATTTACAACGCGCCACAAGGACGCCCGTTTGGGGTTTAATCAATAATTTAATTAGGGCTGCAAAAATACAATTGCACATTACAACTTGCAAAATCATTGCCAGCAGATTGCTTTAATTTAATTATTGATTAATTTATCGCTTTAACAGCCATTTACAAGCAAACAGCTATTTGACGTGCGATAAGCACCTTAGTTTATTGGGTATAATGGTACTATCGCTTCCCCATAATGAGGAGTGTGGAGTGGTTTTAAAATATGTCGCTGTTATAAAAAAGGTTCTCTACTCTCACATAAAAAAGGCCGCATTACAGCAGCCTGATAATTTGTAATTGTAATTACGAGCTCCACTCATAATTTAATTAAAAACGATTTAGCCAAATTTTGCCATTCTTGATTCTTATTCTATTTTTTATTAATGGATAAATATCTATAAGTGTATCAAGTTTATTGTAATGAATAGTAATAGTTTCACCTTTGACGGTGTATGGAATATTGTAGTTTTTTTGTATCAGCTGCAATATTGCTTTATTTATAGCCAAGTCGGTTTTTAAAGAGTCTATTTGATTATTGAGTTTACCAATCTGAATATTTAAAGTGCTTGACTTATTTAACAGAGATTTAGGATTATCTTCAAGAATTATTTTATCTGTCGTGTCCTTGTAAAACAGACCAAATTTATCTTTAATTACTTTTAATTTAAAGTTTGCAAGTTCTAATTGCTTTTTTAATGTTATATTCTCTTTTAGTGTATTATTAGTAATTTTCAACAGCTCCTCAACTGATATATGTTTATCTCCAAATATAAAACCGGTGATCGCTTGATTAGGTTTTGACATCAAACTTTTAACATTGGAGTTGCAGGCATTAATCATCTTATCTTT encodes the following:
- a CDS encoding DUF4142 domain-containing protein, coding for MKKVSYVFMIAAASLAFQACNSGQKDAKETADSLNKTKDTTSSVASTGGIAVDNDDAKFATDAANGGMAEVALGKLAITKTANAQVKQFADMMVSDHGKANEELMSIAKAKNITLPSTVDADHQAKMDKLSKETGKDFDKDYVDAMVDGHQKTLDLMQKEAKDGKDAELKAFAAKTAPIVQTHLDAIKKIQDSMK
- the pncB gene encoding nicotinate phosphoribosyltransferase, coding for MPQNSALLSFLDNDFYKFTMQQAVTRLFPVARARYHFINRGKHQFPDGFAAALRNAVDRMAELKLTKSERRFLENNCPYLDPVYLDFLEGYRYDPQEVSIDQKGGELHVGIEGNWHRAILWEVPVMSLICELYYQLTNASRISDEEVLLRTKQKIEAYAKLGVKVAEFGTRRRYSYDVHRLVMQSLKAYGEGAFVGSSNVHMAMLNQTKPIGTHAHEWFMFHAARYGFKMANSLGLENWVQVYRGDLGIALSDTYTTEVFFSQFDKMYSKLFDGVRHDSGDPLIFADRVIAHYQSMGIDPLSKTIIFSDALDYEKVARIAAHCENRISISFGIGTSLTNDVGPKAMNIVIKMTEAMPEQGNWIPVVKLSDEHGKYTGDEAAIRLAKLDLSIE
- a CDS encoding glycosyltransferase, whose product is MNNGTTPRLKIFTWHIHGSYLFYLSQGNYDIYIPTKSEKTEGYYGRGETFPFGENVIEVPAEEVKNKSFDVILYQTNQNYLKDQYEVLTEEQRSLPKVYIEHDPPRQHPTDTKHILNTQDVTLVHVTHFNRLMWDSNETPTRVIEHGVTIPQVNYSGHINKGIVVINNLPLRGRLLGLDVFMEVRKQIPVDLVGMGTGDLGLGEVLHPQLPAFQSQYRFFFNPIRYTSLGLAICEAMMMGIPVVGLATTELSTVIDNGYSGFIHTDVNYLIDKMQLLMEDAELAREIGNNGREIALKRFNINRFTDDWEQLFAEVTARNKTVLHSI
- a CDS encoding glycosyltransferase family 4 protein — translated: MKNRSKNIALISEHASPLADLGGVDTGGQNVYVAQLALHLATQGYLVDVYTRRDSGTIDEVVNWQPGVRVINVKAGPEAVIIKEDMLQHMQEFKDNMVAFIINNHLHYSLIHANFFMSALVASGIKKELDIPFAVTFHALGHVRRVHQAEQDKFPIERLIIEAEAVKHADHIVAECPQDRDDLINHYHADPKKITIVPCGFSEKEFHPIDKSEARRMLGLPANEHIILQLGRMVPRKGIDNVIRALGHLKRASEKPIKLVVVGGNHHDLQKSDCPEYKRLLNIADEHAVTDHVIFAGKKTRDQLKYYYAAADIFITTPWYEPFGITPLEAMACGTPVIGSNVGGIKYSVADGHTGALVTPEQPKELAEKIDSLISDKALLKQMGLNAIKRVNTHFTWKKVAMQMDKLFVNMLSTSKSRLIKQLEGRKEQAA
- a CDS encoding D-glycero-alpha-D-manno-heptose-1,7-bisphosphate 7-phosphatase, producing MAKAIFIDKDGTLIPDIPYNVNPALITISTHAIEGLKALQDNGYLLIVISNQSGVARGMFKEEQLADVELAIKSLLAVNGIKLHGFYYCPHHPDGTVEGYDMECACRKPQPGLLLQAAKDHDVDLSQSWMIGDILNDVEAGNRAGCQTILIDNGGETEWVKGEYRTPTLVYKTINDAALGILQQHLV
- a CDS encoding glycosyltransferase family 9 protein, yielding MSNWSDCKRILVIRPDNMGDLIMSGPAIKALKQSFNAHITVLTSSMAKGIIKHMPMIDDAIIFDLPWVKTNQQAPKEQIYEVVERLKKGSFDAAVIFTVFSQNPLPTAMLAYMAGIPKILAYCRENPYGLLTDWIPDKEPYNIIKHQVQRDLDLVASVGAYINDDKLDLLIKDCGQSMQEKLMITGINLDQPWLLLHAGVSEPKREYPFNNWVIAAKKIITQLGYQVLLTGAASEKVLTDKLQQRIGEPSFSVAGLFDLSEFIYLVKQAPCLVSVNTGTIHIAAAVNTPVVVLYAETNPQHTPWKVVNKVLPFSVPEEMRSKNEVIAYLNKTIYAHPAGMPAPAQIVCAITEIMNAPYSPSQPFHGTLNENQAFPAS
- a CDS encoding glycosyltransferase family 9 protein, which encodes MKLPANEIKKIGIFRVLQLGDMLCTIPAIRALKHAYPNASITLIGLPWAKSFTERFDVYFDNFIHFPGFPGLPEQAFDATQFAEFLPSIQNEQFDLVIQMQGNGTLVNPMMELFGARHVAGFSTEGHYKPDNGLFMLYPDYGSEIERHILLMEHLGIPAQGTELEFPLTDQDMNDLDNAGLEIDPGNYVCVHPGSRGAWRQWPVNYFATLADYCIEQGYKAVITGTKDEAEIVDAVISHMRYEPINACGKTTMGAMGVLIKNAAMLISNCTGVSHIAAAFKTPSVVISMDGEPQRWGPMDKRMHRTINWLETPDFHSVFRETVEMVSMAHS
- a CDS encoding DUF3072 domain-containing protein, producing MATEKNSKEELNEDQPIKGSNTIKDPDDWTTGDEPMTGAQESYLKTLSAEAGETFDEKLSKAEASKRIDELQHKTGRGLNDQE
- a CDS encoding glycosyltransferase family 2 protein, with product MIIKVSVVIPTYRRPQLLKNCLAALLEQTMTDFEIIVVSDGPDSATADLINNMQAQAPVRYLPLPHKKGPAAARNYGWQNATAEIIAFTDDDCLPESNWLIEIVRAIEGNGNIAITGKVIVPVSYPPTDYEKNTAGLETADFITANCACTKTVLQKAGGFDEQFSMAWREDSDLHFKLLQNEIPIRRLNSAEVIHPVRKSKWGVSVKEQKKTMFDALLYKKYPKLFRKKIRPVSPVLYYAIIVSFLIMLAGIIIHKQLLTITGSITWLTFTVYFICKRLATTSLALDHITEMVATSFVIPFVSVFWQWYGALKYKTWFV